From Salipiger profundus, a single genomic window includes:
- a CDS encoding aspartate aminotransferase family protein produces MLTNDQLGKWDRENFFHPSTNLGQFARGEAPQRIVTGGEGCHITDRDGNRLLDGFAGLYCVNVGYGRTEISEAIAKQAHELAYYHAYAGHGSEASITLSKMVMDRAPDNMARVYFGLGGSDANETNIKLVWYYNNILGRPEKKKVISRWRGYHGSGLMTGSLTGLELFHKKFDLPLAQVVHTEAPYYYRRPEGIESEADFVAHCVAKLEELIEAEGADTIAAFIGEPVLGTGGIVPPPAGYWEAIQAVLDKHDILLIVDEVVTGFGRLGSMFGSDHYGLKPDLITSAKGLTSAYAPLSASIVGQRMWDVLCKGTDEYGVLGHGWTYSAHPIGAAAGIANLELIDKLGLVQNAGDTGAYFVGAMRDALADHPHVGEVRGEGMLCAVEMVADRETRRFFDASEGKGAKVAAAMLERGVIARAMPQGDIIGYAPPLCLTRAEADEIVSVTVDSIKAVLG; encoded by the coding sequence ATGCTGACGAACGACCAACTCGGGAAGTGGGACCGCGAGAACTTCTTCCATCCCTCGACCAACCTCGGACAGTTCGCCCGTGGCGAGGCGCCGCAGCGCATCGTGACCGGCGGCGAGGGCTGCCACATCACCGACCGTGACGGCAACCGCCTGCTCGACGGCTTCGCCGGGCTCTACTGCGTGAACGTGGGCTACGGCCGCACCGAGATTTCCGAGGCCATCGCCAAGCAGGCGCATGAGCTGGCCTATTACCATGCCTATGCCGGCCACGGCTCGGAGGCATCGATCACGCTGTCGAAGATGGTCATGGACCGCGCACCCGACAACATGGCGCGGGTCTACTTCGGCCTCGGCGGCTCGGATGCGAACGAGACCAACATCAAGCTGGTCTGGTACTACAACAACATCCTCGGCCGTCCCGAGAAGAAGAAGGTCATCTCGCGCTGGCGCGGCTACCACGGCTCGGGCCTGATGACCGGCTCGCTGACCGGCCTCGAGCTCTTCCACAAGAAGTTCGACCTGCCGCTGGCGCAAGTCGTCCACACCGAGGCGCCGTACTACTACCGCCGCCCCGAGGGCATCGAGTCCGAGGCCGATTTCGTCGCCCACTGCGTGGCGAAGCTCGAGGAGCTCATCGAGGCCGAAGGCGCCGACACCATCGCCGCCTTCATCGGCGAGCCGGTGCTGGGCACCGGTGGCATCGTGCCGCCGCCCGCCGGCTACTGGGAGGCGATCCAGGCGGTGCTCGACAAGCACGACATCCTGCTGATCGTCGATGAGGTCGTCACCGGCTTCGGCCGTCTCGGCTCGATGTTCGGGTCCGACCACTACGGCCTGAAGCCCGACCTCATCACCTCGGCCAAGGGGCTGACCTCGGCCTACGCGCCGCTCTCGGCCTCAATCGTGGGCCAGCGCATGTGGGACGTTCTGTGCAAGGGCACCGATGAATACGGCGTGCTTGGCCACGGCTGGACCTATTCCGCCCACCCCATCGGTGCGGCGGCGGGCATCGCCAACCTCGAGCTGATCGACAAGCTGGGGCTGGTGCAGAACGCCGGCGACACCGGTGCCTACTTCGTGGGCGCCATGCGCGACGCGCTGGCCGATCACCCGCATGTCGGCGAAGTGCGCGGCGAAGGCATGCTCTGCGCCGTCGAGATGGTCGCCGACCGCGAGACGCGCCGCTTCTTCGACGCCTCCGAGGGCAAGGGCGCCAAGGTCGCCGCGGCGATGCTCGAGCGTGGCGTGATCGCGCGCGCCATGCCGCAGGGCGACATCATCGGCTACGCGCCGCCGCTCTGCCTTACCCGTGCCGAGGCCGACGAGATCGTGTCGGTGACGGTGGACTCGATCAAGGCCGTGCTGGGCTGA
- a CDS encoding acyltransferase family protein: MDHSGENKTAKLHHLDGARGVASFIVLFHHLCLAYVPEIKGGIFVGGIKNTPLYILINGDLAVFFFFVLSGFVLSIGFYNNFRWDKLVMSIAKRLPRLWLPAALSILAGLLVIQMGGIGISERVGTIEGSNWLSSFANAKIPEGTSFSLLDALRQSVSVFLVPKDFYYNSNLWTMFFELWGSMAVFLLLPVIVALRSFGVGTPVIILVHLAALAVLILDRHTPMAAFVAGSALCYLYLHGKTDLRLSRWHLFLLVCIAAPGAAVGSGPVSVATLAAAIAFLAILLFYPGFTEILSGPTGKWLGALSFPLYLTHTVMLLGPGNWMHLNSGSPIAAMAFTTVLSVALPLVYVDRGWTRRVNSVFNTKRLKRLRTALDP; encoded by the coding sequence CTGGATCATTCCGGCGAAAACAAGACCGCCAAACTTCACCACCTTGACGGCGCCAGAGGCGTCGCGTCCTTCATCGTCTTGTTTCACCACTTGTGCCTGGCCTACGTCCCAGAGATCAAGGGCGGCATATTCGTCGGTGGTATCAAGAACACGCCGCTGTATATCCTGATCAATGGCGACCTGGCGGTGTTCTTCTTCTTCGTCCTGTCAGGCTTCGTTCTTTCAATCGGCTTCTACAACAACTTCCGATGGGACAAGTTGGTCATGTCCATCGCCAAACGGCTTCCACGGCTCTGGCTGCCTGCGGCGCTGTCGATTTTGGCCGGCCTGCTCGTGATCCAGATGGGCGGCATCGGGATCTCGGAAAGGGTTGGTACGATTGAAGGCTCCAACTGGCTCTCGAGTTTCGCGAATGCGAAAATTCCGGAGGGCACGAGCTTCAGCCTTCTCGATGCCCTGAGGCAAAGTGTATCCGTGTTCCTTGTTCCAAAGGATTTCTACTACAATAGCAACCTGTGGACGATGTTCTTCGAGTTGTGGGGGAGCATGGCGGTGTTTCTCCTGCTTCCCGTGATCGTCGCGCTGCGCAGTTTCGGAGTCGGGACCCCGGTCATCATCCTGGTTCACCTCGCGGCGCTCGCTGTCCTGATCCTCGATCGCCATACGCCCATGGCCGCATTTGTCGCGGGGTCGGCTCTTTGCTACCTCTACCTTCACGGCAAGACCGATCTGAGGCTATCCCGCTGGCACCTTTTTCTCCTGGTCTGCATCGCTGCGCCCGGGGCCGCCGTAGGGTCCGGTCCGGTCTCGGTCGCAACACTGGCAGCGGCAATCGCATTTCTTGCGATCCTCCTGTTCTACCCAGGTTTCACAGAAATCCTCTCCGGGCCTACAGGCAAGTGGCTGGGCGCTTTGTCTTTTCCTCTCTATCTCACGCATACGGTCATGCTTCTCGGCCCGGGAAACTGGATGCATCTCAACTCTGGATCTCCCATTGCGGCGATGGCGTTCACAACGGTCCTGTCCGTCGCCCTCCCTCTGGTGTACGTGGACCGGGGCTGGACACGGCGGGTGAACTCCGTTTTCAACACGAAACGCCTGAAGAGACTGCGCACGGCTCTCGACCCGTGA
- a CDS encoding choice-of-anchor L domain-containing protein, with the protein MPIGQQQSATVTYAPSPARANTLTPVSNVDDIESVLVGDGTINLDNISYTGADEAISLLEEGYTISEISGTDPAPTVGIGSGIFLSTGGAPGTGNTTGSFSVSHGEPGNDSLDQTVQDAFPGAGETQDAAVVSFTFDSADLGDAQSISLDVFFGSDEYPEFVDSPFVDIAAIYVNGVNYALFDGDPNQPLSIVADSINTPGNFFNNNGDDGSDDDPYTGTYDTEYDGFSTLLNILAPIQDGTNEITIAIADTGDSYYDSGLFVGNLQGSNSTVSGSYVNVQGTEASETFEGNAAPQLFNLGGGSDSISGSAEELDGDVVSGFGNDDSLIVEGASFGSDDVTVTMGSAILDIDTDGDGIADTTVTLEGDFTQASFSYLTDDGNTTITADGVITDETALIGTEGNDTLTGTPDADTILALGGDDIVDGDAGDDEIDAGNANDFVDGGAGNDTILGGQGNDSLLGRDGDDWVDGGDNHDNIALHEGDDYALGSEGNDSIGGGEGNDTLYGNSGNDVIGGGTDDDYINAGADQDVASGGYGADTVIGGSGDDTLAGSYGNDTVDGGSGNDSMGGGLGTDTLTGGTGSDQIGAGDGDDFLFGEAGADFLGGGADNDVLNGGSGADTLNGGTGDDTLNGGEGADLFVFNVYTDGETDVIEDFEDGIDMIRLFGTGPASLEITDVDGGAQIEIGDTGQTIYLEGMTADALTSEDFLFV; encoded by the coding sequence ATGCCGATTGGACAACAGCAGTCCGCGACAGTCACGTATGCTCCCAGCCCGGCGCGTGCCAACACCCTGACGCCGGTATCGAACGTCGATGACATCGAAAGCGTCCTGGTCGGGGATGGCACGATCAACCTCGACAACATCAGCTACACCGGAGCCGACGAGGCAATTTCGCTTCTCGAAGAGGGCTACACCATCAGCGAGATTTCCGGCACCGACCCGGCACCCACCGTCGGGATCGGATCTGGCATCTTTCTTTCAACCGGCGGCGCGCCGGGCACCGGGAACACGACCGGCAGCTTCAGCGTCAGTCACGGCGAGCCGGGAAACGACAGTCTCGACCAGACCGTGCAGGACGCCTTCCCGGGGGCAGGTGAGACGCAGGACGCGGCGGTTGTCAGCTTTACCTTCGATTCCGCCGATCTCGGGGACGCGCAGTCGATCAGCCTCGACGTGTTCTTCGGCTCGGACGAGTACCCGGAGTTCGTGGACAGCCCGTTCGTCGACATTGCCGCGATCTACGTGAACGGCGTGAACTACGCCCTGTTCGACGGCGACCCCAACCAGCCATTGTCGATCGTCGCCGACTCGATCAACACGCCCGGGAACTTCTTCAACAATAACGGAGACGACGGCTCCGATGACGATCCCTACACCGGAACCTACGACACCGAGTACGACGGCTTCTCGACGCTGCTGAATATCCTCGCGCCGATCCAGGACGGCACGAATGAAATCACCATCGCGATTGCCGATACCGGTGACAGCTATTACGATTCCGGTCTGTTCGTCGGAAACCTGCAAGGGTCGAACTCGACTGTGAGCGGCAGCTACGTCAACGTGCAGGGAACGGAGGCCAGCGAGACCTTCGAGGGCAACGCGGCGCCCCAGTTGTTCAATCTCGGCGGCGGGTCGGACTCGATCTCCGGATCGGCGGAAGAGCTGGACGGCGATGTCGTCTCGGGCTTCGGGAACGATGACAGCCTGATCGTCGAAGGCGCCAGCTTCGGATCCGACGACGTCACGGTCACCATGGGCTCCGCAATCCTCGACATCGACACCGATGGAGATGGCATCGCGGACACGACCGTCACGCTCGAAGGGGACTTCACCCAGGCATCCTTCTCCTACCTGACCGACGACGGGAACACGACGATCACGGCCGACGGCGTCATAACCGACGAGACTGCCCTGATCGGCACCGAAGGCAACGACACGCTGACCGGGACCCCGGATGCTGACACGATCCTCGCACTTGGCGGCGATGACATCGTCGACGGGGATGCCGGCGACGACGAAATCGACGCGGGCAACGCGAACGACTTCGTCGACGGAGGCGCCGGCAACGACACCATCCTCGGTGGCCAGGGCAACGACTCGCTGCTCGGCCGCGACGGAGACGACTGGGTCGACGGTGGCGACAACCACGACAACATCGCGCTGCACGAAGGCGACGACTATGCGCTTGGCAGCGAGGGCAACGACTCGATCGGCGGTGGCGAGGGCAACGATACGCTCTACGGCAACTCCGGGAACGACGTGATCGGCGGCGGCACGGATGACGACTACATCAATGCCGGCGCCGATCAGGACGTCGCCTCGGGCGGCTATGGCGCTGACACGGTGATCGGTGGATCTGGCGACGACACGCTCGCAGGAAGCTACGGAAACGACACCGTCGATGGCGGCTCGGGCAATGACTCGATGGGCGGCGGTCTGGGCACCGACACACTCACCGGTGGCACCGGGAGCGACCAGATCGGCGCCGGTGACGGTGACGACTTCCTCTTCGGCGAGGCTGGCGCGGACTTCCTTGGCGGTGGTGCCGACAATGACGTTCTGAACGGCGGCAGCGGCGCCGATACGCTGAACGGCGGCACCGGCGACGACACGCTGAATGGCGGCGAAGGCGCGGATCTGTTCGTCTTCAATGTCTACACCGACGGTGAAACCGACGTCATCGAGGATTTCGAAGATGGCATCGACATGATCCGCCTGTTCGGTACGGGTCCTGCATCGCTCGAGATCACGGACGTGGACGGCGGCGCCCAGATCGAAATCGGTGACACCGGCCAGACGATCTATCTCGAGGGCATGACTGCAGACGCGCTCACCTCCGAGGATTTCCTCTTCGTCTGA
- a CDS encoding tyrosine-type recombinase/integrase: MPKITKRLVESVKSQKKDYVVWDSDMSGFGLRVFASGKRSYVIQYRRDGRSRRYTIGLHGIWTAETARREAKVQLGRVAQGDDPAEERHDDRQAMTVQQLCERYIEDLHAGLILGKRGQPKRPTTVTTDIGRINGHIIPLIGKKRVRDLTKADVTKMMNDIILGKTRATRKTQKLRGKTILRGGQGTATRAVGLLGGILTYASEAGIVDKNVAHGIKKPKDRVRDRRLTHSEYQLMGEILDKAERDENLATMVSIVRQIALTGCRRSEIIELRWSDVDLPNSCLRLSETKEGASTRPIGLAVVEFLETQSLRKEGPFVFPGVRGNNAFGNFPKRWRQLFENTELSDITAHVLRHSFASIAHELGFSEITIAALLGHSKGSVTSKYVHTLDSSLVMAADTVAGYISGLLTGNQFKQPAYAFDRSARKRSLDQFLDGVATARDELGT; this comes from the coding sequence ATGCCAAAGATCACAAAACGGTTGGTTGAAAGCGTTAAGAGCCAGAAGAAGGACTACGTTGTCTGGGACAGCGATATGTCTGGCTTCGGGCTGCGTGTTTTCGCTTCTGGGAAGCGCAGCTACGTGATCCAGTATCGCCGTGACGGACGGTCGCGCCGCTATACAATTGGCCTCCACGGTATCTGGACTGCCGAAACAGCCAGACGAGAGGCCAAGGTCCAGCTTGGGCGCGTCGCACAGGGCGATGATCCGGCCGAAGAGCGCCACGACGACCGACAGGCCATGACCGTGCAACAGCTCTGCGAGCGCTACATAGAAGACCTGCACGCAGGTCTGATCTTGGGGAAACGAGGACAACCCAAGAGGCCAACAACGGTCACCACCGATATTGGGCGGATCAATGGGCATATCATCCCGCTAATCGGCAAGAAGCGGGTACGCGATCTGACCAAAGCGGATGTTACGAAGATGATGAATGACATTATCCTCGGGAAGACCCGTGCCACACGAAAGACCCAGAAGCTAAGGGGCAAGACGATCTTGCGGGGTGGCCAGGGCACAGCAACCCGTGCGGTCGGTTTACTGGGCGGTATCCTAACCTATGCGTCGGAGGCAGGCATCGTCGACAAGAACGTCGCGCACGGCATCAAGAAGCCCAAAGATCGCGTTCGCGACCGGCGTCTGACGCACAGCGAGTATCAGTTGATGGGGGAAATTCTGGACAAGGCCGAGCGGGATGAAAACCTCGCCACCATGGTCAGCATCGTTCGCCAGATCGCCCTCACGGGCTGCCGGCGCAGCGAGATCATCGAACTCCGCTGGTCCGATGTCGATCTTCCCAACAGCTGTCTGCGGCTATCAGAGACAAAGGAAGGTGCGTCCACACGACCGATAGGATTGGCGGTTGTCGAGTTCCTGGAAACGCAGAGCTTGAGGAAGGAAGGGCCCTTCGTGTTCCCAGGTGTGCGCGGCAACAACGCTTTCGGGAATTTTCCAAAACGATGGCGTCAGTTGTTCGAGAACACCGAACTTTCGGATATCACCGCACATGTCTTGCGTCACAGCTTCGCAAGCATAGCCCACGAGCTTGGCTTCAGCGAAATCACCATCGCGGCCCTCCTCGGGCACTCGAAGGGTTCGGTGACTAGCAAGTATGTGCATACCCTCGACAGCAGCCTCGTCATGGCCGCCGATACCGTCGCAGGCTACATCTCAGGGCTTCTGACTGGCAACCAATTCAAACAACCGGCCTACGCATTTGATCGGTCTGCCAGAAAACGCTCTCTCGACCAATTCCTCGACGGGGTGGCAACAGCGCGCGACGAGTTGGGTACATGA
- a CDS encoding MFS transporter, giving the protein MSDAMQTGRVRSEHLSAALIRLLAVGAGAAVANSYYNQAFLGHLTADFGLTAGTAAIVPVLTQAGNALGVLFLAPLGDRLERKSLILVTIAALVAALIGAAVSPGFVWLAVASFAVGLFATVAQQIVPLAVHLAPPDKQGRVLGTVTGGILIGILLARTVSGIVSDLWGWPYVFWLAAVVMSIVGAALARWLPRAMPTTELSYLHLLGSLWTLVRKYSVLRPVVAAQFLIFAAFIGFWSNLALLMAEPQYELGGTAVGLLALVGVVGALAAPTAGGFSDRRGPAMVASMGAGLVILAFLIFGLWQGSIIGLVAGIVIMDLAVQSSQVANQSRVYALDPNARSRLNTIFMATMLAGGAVGAGIGGAAYAEWGWSGTCAFGTISATLALLLLRKS; this is encoded by the coding sequence ATGTCTGATGCTATGCAAACAGGCCGTGTCCGTTCCGAACATCTATCCGCCGCTCTGATCCGCCTTCTGGCAGTTGGTGCCGGCGCGGCCGTCGCCAACAGCTATTATAATCAGGCTTTCCTCGGCCATCTGACAGCCGATTTCGGGCTGACGGCTGGCACCGCCGCCATCGTGCCCGTGCTGACGCAGGCGGGCAACGCGCTTGGGGTGCTCTTCCTCGCACCACTCGGGGACCGCCTCGAGCGTAAGTCGCTTATCCTCGTGACCATCGCCGCCCTCGTGGCGGCGCTGATCGGTGCGGCTGTCTCGCCCGGCTTCGTGTGGCTCGCTGTTGCTAGTTTCGCGGTCGGCCTGTTCGCCACGGTCGCCCAGCAGATCGTGCCGCTCGCCGTGCATCTGGCTCCGCCCGACAAGCAAGGTCGTGTACTCGGCACGGTAACAGGTGGCATCCTGATCGGTATTCTGCTTGCCCGCACGGTCAGCGGCATAGTCTCGGACCTTTGGGGATGGCCTTACGTGTTCTGGCTGGCCGCGGTCGTGATGAGCATTGTTGGCGCGGCGCTGGCGCGTTGGCTTCCGCGTGCGATGCCGACGACCGAATTGAGCTATCTGCATCTGCTTGGCTCTCTTTGGACGTTGGTACGCAAGTATAGCGTTCTCCGGCCCGTGGTCGCGGCGCAATTCCTGATCTTTGCGGCCTTCATCGGTTTTTGGTCGAACCTCGCGCTTCTGATGGCTGAGCCGCAGTATGAACTCGGAGGAACGGCTGTGGGTCTTCTGGCGCTAGTTGGTGTCGTCGGCGCGCTTGCCGCGCCTACCGCAGGCGGTTTCTCAGACAGGCGTGGGCCCGCCATGGTTGCGTCGATGGGCGCAGGGCTCGTGATACTGGCCTTCCTCATTTTCGGGCTCTGGCAAGGTTCCATTATTGGGTTGGTCGCCGGCATCGTGATCATGGATCTCGCTGTGCAATCCTCCCAGGTTGCCAACCAGTCGCGCGTCTATGCACTTGATCCGAACGCGCGCAGCCGGCTTAACACCATATTCATGGCAACCATGCTCGCTGGTGGCGCGGTCGGGGCCGGCATTGGTGGCGCTGCATACGCCGAGTGGGGCTGGAGCGGCACATGCGCCTTCGGCACGATCTCGGCCACCTTGGCGCTGCTGTTGTTGCGGAAGTCCTAA
- a CDS encoding LysE family translocator, protein MEFTTIGALALYAFVMSITPGPNNMLLANAGLVFGFRSTIPQIVGIPTGVISQILLVAAGLSSLFAQFPSIQLALKVAGTFYLLWLALKLWKADALAQSPNATPISFSQAMLFQFINPKSWLIALTAVSAFLQPEKAVLPQLLIICFAFALIGTPCMAVWSAMGSALRRHLSSPTSLRRANRTLAALASATCLMFWL, encoded by the coding sequence ATGGAGTTTACCACTATAGGAGCCCTGGCGCTCTACGCCTTTGTCATGTCGATCACCCCGGGGCCAAACAACATGCTTCTCGCCAACGCGGGGCTGGTGTTTGGCTTTCGGAGCACCATACCGCAGATCGTTGGCATTCCGACCGGTGTGATCTCCCAGATCCTGCTCGTGGCCGCCGGTCTCAGCAGCCTTTTCGCACAGTTTCCCAGTATCCAATTGGCACTCAAGGTGGCTGGGACGTTCTATCTGCTCTGGCTCGCCCTGAAGCTGTGGAAAGCCGATGCGCTGGCGCAATCACCTAATGCCACCCCGATCTCGTTTTCTCAGGCGATGCTGTTCCAGTTCATCAATCCGAAATCTTGGCTGATCGCGCTCACCGCCGTGTCGGCATTTCTGCAGCCCGAAAAGGCGGTTCTTCCCCAATTGCTAATTATTTGCTTCGCCTTCGCATTGATCGGCACCCCATGCATGGCCGTTTGGTCTGCCATGGGATCCGCCCTGCGGCGCCACCTGTCGAGCCCGACCAGCCTCAGGCGCGCAAATCGAACCCTCGCGGCGCTCGCATCGGCAACGTGCCTCATGTTCTGGCTTTGA
- a CDS encoding GntR family transcriptional regulator, translated as MKHAPEETQSARIARVLADRIISGEIPPGARLRQDHVAAEFGASHVPVREAFRELQTQGLAESEPRRGFRVTEFDVAELREVAEMRSSLESLALRHASPNMTRAILQEAEEVTRHGDSASTVRDWEAANRHFHRLILSPCRMPRLLRTIDDLQAASARFLFAAWRRDWEARTDHDHRAILDALRKGQTDLACATLARHVGWIGKRKTAVKNADLRETYEIPG; from the coding sequence ATGAAACACGCCCCTGAAGAGACCCAGTCCGCCCGCATCGCCCGCGTCCTTGCTGACCGTATCATCTCGGGCGAGATTCCGCCCGGCGCGCGCCTCCGGCAGGACCATGTCGCTGCCGAGTTCGGCGCGAGCCATGTCCCAGTGCGCGAGGCCTTCCGCGAGTTGCAGACACAGGGACTGGCAGAGAGCGAACCGAGGCGCGGCTTTCGCGTCACCGAATTCGACGTGGCCGAACTGCGCGAGGTGGCCGAGATGCGCTCCAGCCTCGAAAGCCTCGCCCTGCGCCACGCCTCGCCCAATATGACACGCGCTATTCTACAGGAAGCAGAAGAGGTTACGCGCCACGGCGACAGTGCCAGTACCGTCCGTGACTGGGAGGCAGCAAACCGCCATTTTCACCGGCTCATCCTGTCCCCCTGCCGGATGCCGCGTCTGCTGCGGACGATCGACGACCTGCAGGCCGCCAGCGCCCGGTTCCTCTTTGCCGCATGGCGGCGCGACTGGGAGGCGCGCACAGATCACGACCACCGCGCCATTCTCGACGCTCTGCGCAAGGGGCAGACCGACCTCGCCTGCGCCACGCTCGCGCGCCATGTCGGCTGGATCGGCAAGCGCAAGACTGCCGTGAAAAATGCCGATTTGCGAGAGACTTACGAGATTCCCGGATAA
- a CDS encoding biotin transporter BioY, whose amino-acid sequence MAFLTPSLTRPAALGRRLALALGGAALITLGAKIQIPFWPVPMTLHTLAVFFLAATLGPRLGFAAMAAYLAAGALGLPVFSGTPERGIGLAYMVGPTGGYLAGYLLGAGLTGWLAQRRGLIGRFLAMLAGLAVVYALGLAWLAHYVPAQGLLAAGLTPFLLGDLVKLALASGLIAAIARLRTRAS is encoded by the coding sequence ATGGCATTTCTCACCCCCTCTCTGACCCGTCCCGCCGCGCTCGGACGCAGGCTCGCGCTGGCGCTCGGCGGCGCGGCGCTGATCACGCTGGGCGCCAAGATCCAGATCCCGTTCTGGCCAGTGCCGATGACGCTGCACACCCTGGCGGTGTTCTTCCTCGCCGCCACGCTCGGGCCGAGGCTCGGCTTTGCGGCAATGGCGGCCTATCTTGCGGCGGGCGCCCTGGGGTTGCCGGTCTTCTCCGGCACCCCGGAACGCGGCATCGGGCTGGCCTATATGGTCGGGCCGACCGGCGGCTATCTGGCGGGCTATCTGCTGGGCGCGGGCCTGACCGGCTGGCTGGCGCAGCGGCGCGGGTTGATCGGGCGCTTCCTGGCGATGCTGGCGGGCCTGGCCGTGGTCTATGCCCTCGGCCTCGCCTGGCTGGCGCACTATGTCCCGGCGCAGGGTCTGCTGGCCGCGGGTCTCACGCCCTTCCTGCTCGGCGATCTGGTCAAGCTGGCTTTGGCCTCGGGCCTCATCGCGGCCATCGCCCGCCTCCGGACCCGCGCGTCATGA
- the bioB gene encoding biotin synthase BioB: MIRTDWTMAEAWAIHALPFADLMHRAQTLHRAHFDPNAIETASLLSIKTGGCPEDCGYCSQSAHHDTGVKATKLMGTEEVLAAAKRAKASGAQRFCMGAAWRSPKDRDMDKLCDMVRGVAELGLETCMTLGMLSPEQVARLKAAGLDFYNHNIDTSPEYYAQIASTRTMEDRLDTVEQVRKGGIKVCCGGILGMGEAEEDRIAMLVTLATLPAHPDSVPVNLWNEIEGVPVQARAQAVDPFALVRIVALARILMPASVVRLSAGRTGMSDELQALCFLAGANSIFVGDQLLTTGNPAAWKDQDLLTRLGMHVAPAQARPRVAAE; encoded by the coding sequence ATGATCCGCACCGACTGGACCATGGCGGAGGCCTGGGCGATCCACGCCCTGCCCTTCGCCGATCTCATGCACCGCGCCCAGACCCTGCACCGCGCGCATTTCGACCCCAACGCGATCGAAACCGCGAGCCTGCTCAGCATCAAGACCGGCGGCTGCCCTGAGGATTGCGGCTATTGCTCGCAATCCGCCCATCACGACACCGGGGTGAAGGCCACCAAGCTGATGGGAACCGAGGAGGTTCTGGCCGCCGCCAAGCGCGCCAAGGCCTCCGGCGCTCAGAGGTTCTGCATGGGAGCCGCCTGGCGCAGCCCCAAGGACCGCGACATGGACAAGCTCTGCGACATGGTGCGGGGGGTGGCCGAGCTGGGGCTCGAGACCTGCATGACGCTGGGGATGCTGTCGCCCGAACAGGTCGCGCGGCTGAAGGCGGCGGGCCTCGACTTCTACAACCACAACATCGACACCTCGCCCGAATACTACGCGCAGATCGCCAGCACCCGCACGATGGAGGACCGCCTCGACACGGTCGAACAGGTCCGCAAAGGCGGTATCAAGGTCTGCTGCGGCGGCATCTTGGGCATGGGTGAGGCCGAAGAGGACCGCATCGCCATGCTGGTGACGCTAGCGACGCTCCCCGCGCATCCCGACAGCGTGCCGGTGAACCTGTGGAACGAGATCGAGGGCGTGCCGGTGCAGGCGCGCGCCCAGGCCGTCGATCCCTTCGCGCTGGTGCGGATCGTGGCGCTGGCCCGCATCCTGATGCCGGCCTCGGTGGTGCGGCTGTCGGCCGGGCGCACGGGGATGAGCGACGAGCTGCAGGCGCTGTGCTTCCTTGCCGGGGCGAACTCGATCTTCGTGGGCGACCAGTTGCTGACCACCGGCAACCCGGCGGCGTGGAAGGATCAGGATCTGCTGACCCGGCTTGGCATGCATGTCGCCCCCGCGCAGGCCCGGCCCCGGGTCGCGGCGGAATAG